The Apus apus isolate bApuApu2 chromosome 8, bApuApu2.pri.cur, whole genome shotgun sequence genome has a window encoding:
- the EPHB3 gene encoding ephrin type-B receptor 3 isoform X3 codes for MAAARPGAPPPPPLLLPLLLLLLLPGGRRALEETLMDTKWVTSELAWTTHPETGWEEVSGYDEAMNPIRTYQVCNVREANQNNWLRTKFIHRQDVQRVYVELKFTVRDCNSIPNIPGSCKETFNLFYYESDTDSASANSPFWMENPYIKVDTIAPDESFSKLESGRVNTKVRSFGPLSKNGFYLAFQDLGACMSLISVRAFYKKCSNTIAGFAVFPETLTGAEPTSLVIAPGTCIPNAVEVSVPLKLYCNGDGEWMVPVGACTCAAGYEPTMKDTQCQACGPGTFKSKQGEGPCSPCPPNSRTTSGAATVCTCRNSFFRADTDPADSACTSVPSAPRSVISNVNETSLVLEWSEPQDTGGRDDLLYNVICKKCSVERRLCTRCDDNVEFVPRQLGLTERRIYISNLMAHTQYTFEVQAVNGISNKSPFLPHFASVNITTNQAAPSAVPTMHLHSSTGSSMTLSWTPPERPNGIILDYEIKYSEKQGQSDGIANTVTSQKNSVRLDGLKANARYMVQVRARTVAGYGRYSLPTEFQTTAEGGSTGKTFQELPLIVGSATAGLLFVIVVVIIAIVCFRKQRNSTDPEYTEKLQQYVTPGVKVYIDPFTYEDPNEAVREFAKEIDISCVKIEEVIGAGEFGEVCRGRLKLPGRREIFVAIKTLKVGYTERQRRDFLSEASIMGQFDHPNIIHLEGVVTKSRPVMIITEFMENCALDSFLRLNDGQFTVIQLVGMLRGIAAGMKYLSEMNYVHRDLAARNILVNSNLVCKVSDFGLSRFLEDDPADPTYTSSLGGKIPIRWTAPEAIAYRKFTSASDVWSYGIVMWEVMSYGERPYWDMSNQDVINAVEQDYRLPPPMDCPTALHQLMLDCWVRDRNLRPKFAQIVNTLDKLIRNAASLKVIASVQSGISQPLLDRTVPDYTTFTTVGDWLDAIKMGRYKENFVNAGFASFDLVAQMTAEDLLRIGVTLAGHQKKILSSIQDMRLQMNQTLPVQV; via the exons TGGGAAGAAGTCAGTGGTTACGATGAGGCCATGAACCCCATCCGCACATACCAGGTGTGCAACGTGCGGGAGGCCAACCAGAACAACTGGCTTCGTACCAAGTTCATCCACCGCCAGGACGTCCAGCGCGTCTATGTGGAACTGAAGTTCACTGTGCGGGACTGCAACAGCATCCCCAATATCCCTGGCTCCTGCAAAGAGACCTTTAACCTCTTCTATTACGAGTCGGATACAGATTCTGCCTCTGCAAACAGCCCATTCTGGATGGAGAACCCCTATATCAAAGTGGATACAATTGCCCCAGACGAGAGCTTCTCCAAGCTGGAGTCTGGCCGTGTGAACACCAAGGTGCGCAGCTTTGGCCCTCTCTCCAAAAATGGCTTTTACCTGGCCTTCCAGGACCTGGGAGCCTGCATGTCTCTCATCTCCGTCCGGGCTTTCTACAAGAAATGCTCCAACACCATTGCTGGCTTTGCTGTCTTCCCGGAGACTTTAACGGGGGCCGAGCCCACTTCTCTGGTCATTGCACCAGGCACCTGCATCCCCAACGCGGTGGAGGTGTCTGTGCCCCTGAAGCTGTACTGCAACGGTGACGGCGAGTGGATGGTGCCTGTGGGAGCATGTACGTGTGCCGCTGGATATGAGCCCACCATGAAGGATACCCAGTGCCAAG CTTGTGGCCCAGGAACCTTCAAATCTAAGCAGGGGGAGggtccctgctctccctgcccacccaACAGCCGGACTACCTCTGGAGCAGCAACAGTCTGTACGTGTAGGAACAGCTTTTTCCGGGCAGATACAGACCCCGCAGACAGCGCCTGCACCA GTGTCCCCTCCGCCCCCCGCAGTGTCATCTCCAACGTGAACGAGACGTCGCTGGTGCTGGAGTGGAGTGAGCCACAGGACACGGGCGGGCGGGATGACCTGCTCTACAACGTCATCTGCAAGAAGTGCAGCGTGGAGCGGCGCCTCTGCACCCGCTGCGACGACAACGTGGAGTTCGTGCCGCGCCAGCTCGGCCTCACTGAGCGTCGCATCTACATCAGCAACCTGATGGCCCACACCCAGTACACCTTCGAGGTCCAGGCTGTGAATGGCATCTCTAACAAGagccccttccttccccacttTGCCTCTGTGAACATCACCACCAACCAGGCAG CCCCGTCTGCCGTGCCTACAATGCACCTGCAtagcagcactgggagcagcatGACACTGTCGTGGACTCCCCCGGAGAGACCCAATGGCATCATTCTTGACTACGAGATCAAGTACTCGGAGAAG CAGGGCCAGAGCGATGGCATTGCTAACACGGTCACCAGCCAGAAGAACTCGGTGCGGCTGGATGGGTTGAAGGCCAACGCTCGCTACATGGTGCAGGTCCGGGCACGCACAGTGGCTGGATACGGCCGCTACAGCCTCCCCACTGAGTTTCAGACCACTGCAGAGGGTG GCTCCACAGGCAAGACTTTCCAGGAGCTGCCACTGATCGTGGGTTCGGCCACTGCAGGGCTGCTTTTTGTCATCGTTGTGGTGATCATCGCTATAGTCTGCTTCAG GAAGCAACGCAACAGCACAGACCCCGAGTACACGGAGAAGCTGCAGCAATATG TCACCCCTGGGGTAAAAGTCTACATTGACCCCTTCACCTATGAGGACCCCAATGAAGCCGTCCGGGAATTCGCCAAAGAGATTGACATCTCCTGTGTCAAAATTGAGGAGGTCATTGGAGCAG GGGAGTTTGGTGAGGTGTGTCGTGGGCGCCTGAAGCTGCCTGGCCGCCGTGAGATCTTCGTGGCCATCAAGACGCTGAAGGTGGGCTACACGGAACGGCAGCGACGGGACTTCCTGAGTGAGGCCAGCATCATGGGCCAGTTTGACCACCCCAACATCATCCACCTGGAGGGTGTGGTGACCAAGAGTCGCCCCGTCATGATCATCACAGAGTTCATGGAGAACTGTGCACTTGACTCCTTCCTCCGG CTGAACGATGGGCAGTTCACAGTCATCCAGCTAGTGGGAATGCTGCGAGGCATCGCTGCTGGCATGAAGTACCTTTCAGAGATGAACTACGTGCACCGGGATCTGGCTGCCCGCAACATCTTGGTCAACAGCAACTTGGTCTGCAAAGTGTCTGACTTCGGGCTCTCACGCTTTCTGGAGGATGACCCAGCTGATCCCACCTACACCAGCTCCCTG GGAGGCAAGATCCCAATCAGATGGACGGCTCCTGAGGCCATTGCCTACCGCAAGTTCACTTCGGCCAGCGACGTGTGGAGCTATGGCATCGTCATGTGGGAAGTGATGTCCTACGGGGAGCGACCCTACTGGGACATGTCCAACCAGGAC GTGATCAATGCCGTGGAGCAGGATTACCGCCTGCCACCCCCCATGGACTGCCCCACAGCACTGCACCAGCTGATGCTGGACTGCTGGGTGCGGGACCGCAACCTGCGGCCCAAGTTTGCACAGATCGTCAACACGCTGGACAAGCTGATCCGCAACGCTGCCAGCCTGAAAGTCATCGCCAGTGTCCAGTCTGG CATCTCCCAGCCTCTTCTGGACCGCACTGTCCCGGATTACACCACCTTCACCACCGTAGGAGACTGGCTGGATGCCATCAAAATGGGACGGTACAAGGAGAACTTTGTCAATGCTGGCTTTGCCTCCTTCGACCTGGTGGCACAGATGACTGCGGA AGACCTGCTGAGGATAGGGGTGACGCTAGCAGGGCACCAGAAGAAGATCCTGAGCAGCATTCAGGACATGAGGCTGCAGATGAACCAGACGCTCCCAGTGCAGGTTTGA